A section of the Streptomyces sp. NBC_01591 genome encodes:
- a CDS encoding TetR family transcriptional regulator produces MTDGQRAAYPTGLRERKKRRTRDALLHAALDLFTTQGYDETTVDEIVDAVEVSQRTFFRYFASKEEAAFAIQEMVESHFLSQLRRRPAAEAPFEALRNAVLCAWNSLGEVIEEIITVELHMRTYRMIESTPSLLAAHLRRCAVMENQIALLIAGREGLDVDKDPRPRVAVAAFCGVMRVTGQLWGRGRDGGVDSLRALTEAYLDQLGPALADNWRADAGPA; encoded by the coding sequence GTGACCGATGGGCAGCGGGCCGCGTATCCGACCGGACTGCGCGAACGGAAGAAGCGACGCACCCGGGACGCCCTGCTGCACGCCGCCCTCGATCTTTTCACCACCCAGGGGTACGACGAGACCACCGTCGACGAGATCGTCGACGCCGTGGAGGTCTCCCAGCGCACCTTCTTCCGTTACTTCGCCTCCAAGGAGGAGGCCGCCTTCGCCATCCAGGAGATGGTGGAGTCGCACTTCCTCTCGCAGCTGCGCCGACGCCCCGCTGCCGAGGCCCCGTTCGAGGCACTGCGCAACGCGGTCCTCTGTGCCTGGAACAGCCTCGGCGAGGTGATCGAGGAGATCATCACGGTCGAACTCCACATGCGTACGTACCGGATGATCGAGTCGACACCCTCGCTGCTCGCCGCCCATCTGCGCCGGTGCGCGGTCATGGAGAACCAGATCGCGCTGCTGATCGCCGGGCGCGAGGGGCTCGACGTGGACAAGGACCCACGGCCGAGGGTCGCCGTGGCCGCGTTCTGCGGGGTGATGCGGGTGACCGGCCAGCTCTGGGGGCGGGGCCGGGACGGCGGCGTGGATTCGCTGCGCGCCCTGACCGAGGCATACCTGGACCAGCTCGGGCCGGCACTGGCCGACAACTGGCGGGCGGACGCCGGACCGGCGTGA
- a CDS encoding peptidase inhibitor family I36 protein: MRTTVLATALAATSLAATALIPQTEAHSAPVRLGSCAAGQLCLWDAPDFTGTRRTHELSTTDIESCVPLPKGSKVQALANRTGRPVTTYQSAECAETGEFETYPGGGTWVPRSPYQVRAFKIWEN; this comes from the coding sequence ATGCGTACGACCGTTCTTGCCACCGCCCTGGCCGCCACTTCGCTGGCCGCCACCGCCCTGATCCCGCAGACCGAGGCCCACTCCGCGCCCGTCCGGCTCGGATCCTGCGCCGCCGGCCAGCTCTGCCTCTGGGACGCGCCGGACTTCACCGGCACCCGCCGGACCCATGAGCTGTCCACGACCGACATCGAGAGCTGCGTCCCGCTGCCGAAGGGCAGCAAGGTCCAGGCGCTCGCCAACCGCACCGGCCGCCCCGTCACCACGTACCAGTCGGCGGAATGCGCCGAGACCGGTGAGTTCGAGACCTATCCGGGCGGCGGTACCTGGGTGCCCCGGTCCCCGTACCAGGTCAGGGCCTTCAAGATCTGGGAGAACTGA
- a CDS encoding DUF4429 domain-containing protein has protein sequence MGDVLAGIHATWEFDTDSVLIRFERGIRTPKLFQSLRERRVPHAALSSVTLTPGKRGTVVLRAVPRRGADPLVEAAAGQLKDGCDPYRLVLPAERETLAEYYADELRARLGPDAAEPADRFLVAAPEAPMQFKAYDGRAGFDGQRVSFRWFWTGASTAKWKAGDQTFPVTELSGVEWRSPEAFEGYLRLLPRGLETAVPGPGPGAGPDRNSGSGLVADPGTVHGPQPMVPRPTRADQDPAAVVFGLGYGPVHESLPFAAAVLESVRRNHSSAATPAAVLAGAGRRDPADIAERIRHLGELHQAGLVTDDEFSAKKAQLLAEL, from the coding sequence ATGGGTGATGTGCTGGCCGGAATTCATGCCACCTGGGAGTTCGACACCGACTCCGTGCTCATCCGCTTCGAACGGGGGATCCGCACGCCGAAGCTCTTCCAGAGCCTGCGTGAACGACGCGTACCGCACGCGGCGCTGTCGTCGGTGACGCTGACCCCGGGCAAGCGGGGCACGGTGGTCCTGCGTGCCGTGCCGAGACGGGGTGCCGACCCGTTGGTCGAGGCTGCGGCCGGGCAGCTGAAGGACGGCTGCGATCCGTACCGGCTGGTGCTCCCCGCCGAGCGCGAGACGCTGGCCGAGTACTACGCGGACGAACTGCGCGCCCGGCTCGGCCCCGACGCGGCGGAGCCCGCCGACCGGTTCCTGGTCGCGGCGCCCGAGGCACCGATGCAGTTCAAGGCGTACGACGGCCGGGCCGGCTTCGACGGGCAACGGGTCTCCTTCCGCTGGTTCTGGACGGGCGCCTCCACGGCGAAGTGGAAGGCCGGCGACCAGACGTTCCCGGTGACGGAACTGAGCGGTGTCGAGTGGCGCTCGCCGGAGGCGTTCGAGGGCTACCTGCGGCTGCTGCCGAGGGGCCTGGAGACCGCGGTCCCGGGTCCGGGCCCGGGCGCGGGCCCCGACCGGAACAGTGGTTCGGGCCTGGTCGCGGATCCGGGTACGGTGCACGGCCCGCAGCCGATGGTGCCCCGCCCCACCCGGGCCGACCAGGACCCGGCCGCGGTGGTGTTCGGCCTCGGTTACGGCCCGGTGCACGAGTCGCTGCCGTTCGCCGCGGCCGTGCTGGAATCGGTGCGCAGGAACCATTCCTCTGCCGCCACGCCCGCCGCCGTCCTGGCGGGCGCCGGACGGCGCGACCCCGCGGACATCGCGGAGCGAATCCGGCACCTCGGGGAGCTGCACCAGGCCGGTCTGGTGACGGACGACGAGTTCAGCGCCAAGAAGGCCCAGCTGCTCGCCGAGTTGTAG
- a CDS encoding alpha/beta hydrolase: MTSFDSSPTLTAWRALLAVAVVFVMLATTGWTAVRHQHSDEPRSLALAAWARGRVAGHTLPNTDAPPHRLAHFFATLTAAQRTGLADKYPLVVGNLNGAPVTLRYRANRRAVVQARKVEQQRMHDVRLSPDGRAEAVRRMRRFESMLARGRHFLAFDPSGKGRAAEVFGSLDRADRVSVIVPGVDTSLLTLERSEPKVNAAPVGMAKSLYAAERAARPATRTAVIAWADYTTPAGIGMDAALGNLAERGAVRLNALVEALPGDAPVSLFCHSYGSVLCGVAAHELPSRVGDIAVAGSPGMRVENAAQLRTGARVWAMRDRDDWIEDVPNLELGGLGHGADPVDPGFGARIVSAGDAVGHSGYFEPGTESLGNFAAIGVGAYESVSCAVSDSACRERITGSRAI, from the coding sequence GTGACTTCCTTCGACTCCTCCCCCACACTCACCGCATGGCGCGCGCTGCTCGCCGTCGCGGTCGTGTTCGTGATGCTGGCGACCACTGGTTGGACCGCCGTACGTCACCAGCACTCCGACGAGCCACGCAGCCTCGCACTGGCCGCCTGGGCGCGGGGCCGGGTGGCGGGTCATACGCTGCCGAACACCGACGCGCCGCCGCACCGGCTGGCCCATTTCTTCGCCACGCTCACGGCCGCGCAGCGCACCGGACTGGCCGACAAGTACCCCTTGGTCGTGGGCAACCTGAACGGTGCGCCGGTCACCCTGCGCTACCGCGCCAATCGGCGGGCCGTGGTGCAGGCGCGGAAGGTCGAGCAGCAACGCATGCACGATGTGCGGCTCTCCCCCGACGGCCGCGCCGAGGCCGTCCGCCGGATGCGCCGCTTCGAATCGATGCTCGCCCGCGGCCGCCACTTCCTCGCCTTCGACCCGTCCGGGAAGGGCCGCGCCGCGGAGGTGTTCGGCAGTCTCGACCGGGCCGATCGGGTCTCCGTGATCGTCCCCGGCGTCGACACCAGTCTGCTGACGCTGGAGCGGTCCGAGCCCAAGGTGAACGCCGCCCCGGTGGGGATGGCGAAGTCGCTGTACGCGGCGGAGCGCGCCGCGCGCCCCGCCACCCGTACCGCCGTCATCGCCTGGGCCGACTACACCACGCCCGCCGGTATCGGCATGGACGCGGCCCTGGGCAACCTCGCCGAGCGCGGGGCGGTGCGGCTGAACGCGCTGGTGGAAGCGCTGCCCGGGGACGCCCCGGTCTCGCTGTTCTGCCACAGCTACGGCTCGGTGCTCTGCGGGGTCGCCGCACATGAACTGCCCTCCAGGGTCGGTGACATCGCGGTGGCCGGCAGCCCCGGCATGCGGGTGGAGAACGCCGCGCAGCTGCGCACCGGGGCCAGGGTGTGGGCGATGCGCGATCGCGACGACTGGATCGAGGACGTACCGAACCTGGAGCTCGGCGGCCTGGGCCACGGGGCCGACCCGGTCGACCCGGGCTTCGGCGCGCGTATCGTCTCGGCGGGCGACGCGGTCGGCCACAGCGGCTATTTCGAGCCGGGGACCGAGAGCCTCGGCAACTTCGCCGCCATCGGCGTGGGCGCCTACGAATCGGTGAGCTGCGCAGTCTCCGACAGCGCCTGCCGCGAACGAATCACCGGAAGCCGGGCCATCTGA
- a CDS encoding response regulator transcription factor, which produces MTIRVIIVDDQAMVRAGFAALLSAQSDIDVVGEAPDGRQGIDVSRNVHPDVVLMDVRMPEMDGLAAARELLNPPPGVVHRPKVLMLTTFDVDDYVYEALRAGASGFLLKDAPPADLIAAVRVVAAGEALLAPSVTRRLIADFARQGPTGATRSGQSLRLNGLTPRETEVLELIARGLSNQEIAGKLVLAEQTVKTHIGRVLAKLDLRDRAQAVIFAYEAGVVVPGEG; this is translated from the coding sequence TTGACCATCCGCGTGATCATCGTCGACGACCAGGCCATGGTGCGGGCGGGGTTCGCGGCGCTGCTCTCGGCACAGAGCGACATCGACGTGGTCGGTGAGGCGCCGGACGGGCGCCAGGGCATCGACGTCAGCCGGAACGTCCACCCGGACGTGGTCCTGATGGATGTCCGGATGCCCGAGATGGACGGCCTGGCGGCGGCCCGCGAGCTGCTGAACCCGCCGCCGGGGGTGGTGCACCGGCCAAAGGTGCTGATGCTCACCACGTTCGACGTGGACGACTACGTGTACGAGGCGCTGCGCGCCGGGGCCTCCGGCTTCCTGCTGAAGGACGCGCCGCCCGCGGACCTGATCGCGGCGGTGCGGGTGGTCGCGGCGGGCGAGGCGCTGCTCGCGCCGTCCGTGACGCGCCGCCTGATCGCGGACTTCGCCCGGCAGGGTCCGACCGGGGCCACCCGGAGCGGCCAGTCACTGCGGCTGAACGGGCTGACTCCGCGCGAGACGGAGGTACTCGAACTGATCGCGCGGGGCCTGTCCAACCAGGAGATCGCGGGGAAGCTGGTGCTGGCCGAGCAGACGGTGAAGACGCACATCGGGCGGGTACTGGCCAAGCTGGACCTGCGGGACCGGGCGCAGGCGGTGATCTTCGCGTACGAGGCGGGGGTGGTGGTGCCGGGCGAGGGGTGA
- a CDS encoding sensor histidine kinase — translation MTTSPPQAAPEAPPRPQPAADGLVSAARRNLREITHGLAHPSHPPVPPLANASKRGRRLLPYMAVLILAAIFVPVTLNVLTNEYGMAEGLAGLLTVAQTAPLLMLAHRPLQAWWIIFPADIVGALVLLQYPEPQMGIWPWPPPILIGYLFVMLAVALRETRRTVVSVWALTSVASLVLHLGGTDRSNGTAGLLPALGVVFMVIGAVIRERGDAQRRLAEQETISEAERAQRTLLEERTRIARELHDVVAHHMSVITVQADSAPYRISGLPEEAHEEFAAIAASARESLTEMRRLLAVLRSDGTQGERAPQPGLDRVQQLVEATVRAGLPAELSLSAQLPDVPQAVDLSAYRIVQEALANVLRHAPGARTRISITSDGAHLTVLVVNDRAEQPDSPLETAGTGHGLVGMRERVRLTGGTLDTGPLPDGGFRVAARLPLTPVTPTASEDS, via the coding sequence ATGACCACTTCCCCGCCCCAAGCTGCGCCCGAGGCGCCGCCGCGCCCGCAGCCCGCCGCCGACGGGCTGGTGAGCGCCGCCCGCCGCAATCTGCGCGAGATCACCCACGGTCTCGCCCACCCGTCCCATCCCCCGGTCCCGCCGCTCGCGAACGCGTCCAAACGGGGGCGGAGGCTGCTGCCGTACATGGCCGTCCTCATCCTCGCGGCGATCTTCGTTCCGGTCACGCTCAATGTGCTGACCAACGAATACGGCATGGCCGAGGGGCTGGCGGGCCTGCTGACCGTCGCCCAGACGGCGCCGCTGCTGATGCTGGCGCACCGCCCGTTGCAGGCGTGGTGGATCATCTTCCCCGCCGACATCGTGGGGGCGCTGGTACTGCTGCAGTACCCGGAACCGCAGATGGGCATCTGGCCGTGGCCGCCGCCGATACTGATCGGCTACCTCTTCGTGATGCTGGCGGTGGCCCTGCGCGAGACCCGCCGGACCGTGGTCTCCGTCTGGGCGCTGACCTCCGTGGCGAGCCTGGTCCTGCACCTGGGCGGCACGGACCGCAGCAACGGCACCGCGGGACTGCTTCCGGCGCTCGGCGTGGTGTTCATGGTGATCGGTGCGGTGATCCGGGAACGGGGCGACGCGCAGCGCCGGCTCGCCGAGCAGGAGACCATCAGCGAGGCCGAGCGGGCGCAGCGGACACTGCTGGAGGAGCGCACCAGGATCGCCCGCGAGCTGCACGACGTGGTCGCGCACCACATGTCCGTGATCACGGTCCAGGCCGACTCCGCGCCCTACCGGATCAGCGGGCTGCCCGAGGAGGCGCACGAGGAGTTCGCGGCGATCGCGGCGAGCGCCCGGGAGTCGCTGACGGAGATGCGGCGGCTGCTGGCGGTGCTGCGCAGCGACGGCACGCAGGGCGAGCGGGCGCCGCAGCCGGGGCTCGACCGGGTGCAGCAGCTGGTGGAGGCGACGGTGCGGGCGGGGCTGCCGGCCGAACTGTCGCTGTCCGCCCAACTGCCCGACGTACCGCAGGCGGTGGACCTGTCGGCGTACCGGATCGTGCAGGAGGCCCTGGCCAACGTGCTCCGCCACGCCCCCGGTGCGCGGACCCGGATATCGATCACGTCCGACGGCGCGCATCTGACCGTCCTGGTGGTCAACGACCGGGCGGAGCAGCCCGATTCGCCGTTGGAGACGGCCGGGACCGGGCACGGCCTGGTCGGTATGCGCGAACGCGTACGGTTGACCGGCGGCACGCTGGACACCGGACCGCTGCCCGACGGCGGCTTCCGGGTGGCCGCCCGACTGCCCCTGACCCCTGTCACACCCACGGCCTCGGAGGACTCTTGA
- a CDS encoding MFS transporter: MTSQTTVDKASREPQEAAAPAPAKGLRGHPWLTLFSVAIGVMMVALDGTIVAIANPAIQQDLNASLADVQWITNGYMLALAVSLITAGKLGDRFGHRQTFLIGVVGFAAASGAIGLSDSVALVIVFRVLQGLFGALLMPAALGLLRATFPAEKLNMAIGIWGMVIGASTAGGPILGGVLVEHVSWQSVFFINVPVGVIALVLGLVILKDHRAENAPRSFDIGGIVLLSQAMFCLIWALIKGAEWGWGDYKTLGFLGAAVALFVVFALSQKNVREPLIPLAMFRSVPLSAGTVLMVLMAFAFMGGLFFVTFYLQNVHGLSPVDSGLHLLPLTGMMIVASPLAGVMITKFGPRVPLVGGMVCTAVAMFGMSQLDIGTGTLTMSIWFGLLGLGLAPVMVGATEVIVGNAPMELSGVAGGLQQAAMQVGGSLGTAVLGAVMASQVDSKLGDNWKAAELPPLSPQQLDQASSAVEVGIPPVGGNVPPEVAGKIAGVAHDTFVSGMSTAFMVAGVVAVVAALVATLTKRGANAEAGAGAGHI, from the coding sequence ATGACTAGTCAGACCACCGTCGACAAGGCGTCGCGGGAGCCGCAGGAAGCCGCCGCTCCCGCACCTGCCAAGGGGCTGCGCGGCCACCCCTGGCTGACGCTCTTCTCCGTGGCCATCGGCGTGATGATGGTCGCGCTCGACGGCACGATCGTCGCGATCGCCAACCCCGCCATCCAGCAGGACCTGAACGCCTCGCTCGCAGACGTCCAGTGGATCACCAACGGCTACATGCTCGCCCTCGCGGTCTCCCTGATCACCGCGGGCAAGCTCGGTGACCGGTTCGGTCACCGCCAGACCTTCCTCATAGGTGTCGTGGGCTTCGCCGCGGCATCCGGGGCCATCGGCCTCTCCGACAGCGTTGCCCTGGTGATCGTGTTCCGGGTGCTCCAGGGCCTCTTCGGCGCCCTGCTGATGCCCGCCGCGCTCGGCCTGCTGCGCGCCACCTTCCCGGCCGAGAAGCTGAACATGGCGATCGGCATCTGGGGCATGGTGATCGGCGCCTCGACCGCTGGTGGTCCGATCCTCGGCGGCGTGCTCGTCGAGCACGTCAGCTGGCAGTCCGTCTTCTTCATCAATGTGCCGGTCGGCGTGATCGCGCTGGTGCTGGGCCTGGTGATCCTCAAGGACCACCGCGCCGAGAACGCGCCGCGCTCCTTCGACATCGGCGGCATCGTGCTGCTGTCGCAGGCGATGTTCTGTCTGATCTGGGCGCTCATCAAGGGCGCCGAGTGGGGCTGGGGCGACTACAAGACGCTCGGCTTCCTGGGCGCCGCCGTGGCCCTGTTCGTGGTCTTCGCCCTCTCCCAGAAGAACGTCAGGGAACCGCTGATCCCGCTCGCGATGTTCCGGTCGGTGCCGCTGTCCGCGGGCACGGTCCTGATGGTGCTGATGGCCTTCGCCTTCATGGGCGGGCTGTTCTTCGTGACCTTCTATCTCCAGAACGTGCACGGTCTGAGCCCCGTCGACAGCGGACTGCACCTGCTGCCGCTGACCGGCATGATGATCGTCGCCTCGCCGCTCGCGGGCGTCATGATCACCAAGTTCGGCCCGCGGGTCCCGCTGGTCGGCGGCATGGTGTGCACGGCGGTCGCCATGTTCGGCATGTCCCAGCTGGACATCGGCACCGGCACCCTGACCATGTCGATCTGGTTCGGTCTGCTCGGCCTCGGCCTCGCCCCGGTGATGGTCGGCGCCACCGAGGTCATCGTCGGCAACGCCCCGATGGAGCTCTCCGGCGTCGCGGGCGGTCTGCAGCAGGCCGCCATGCAGGTCGGCGGCAGCCTCGGTACGGCGGTGCTCGGCGCCGTCATGGCGTCCCAGGTCGACTCCAAGCTGGGCGACAACTGGAAGGCGGCGGAGCTTCCGCCGCTGAGCCCGCAGCAGCTGGACCAGGCGTCCTCGGCCGTCGAGGTCGGCATCCCGCCGGTGGGCGGGAACGTCCCGCCGGAGGTCGCGGGCAAGATCGCGGGCGTCGCCCATGACACCTTCGTGTCAGGGATGAGCACGGCGTTCATGGTCGCCGGCGTCGTCGCGGTGGTCGCCGCGCTGGTCGCCACGCTCACCAAGCGCGGTGCGAATGCCGAGGCGGGCGCGGGCGCCGGTCACATCTGA
- the aceE gene encoding pyruvate dehydrogenase (acetyl-transferring), homodimeric type: MASGSDRNPIIIGGLPSQVPDFDPEETQEWLDSLDAAVDERGRERARYLMLRLIERAREKRVAVPEMRSTDYVNTIATKDEPFFPGDEEIERKVLNATRWNAAVMVSRAQRPGIGVGGHIATFASSASLYDVGFNHFFRGKDDGLGGDQIFFQGHASPGIYARAFLLDRLSEAQLDAFRQEKSKAPNGLSSYPHPRLMPDFWEFPTVSMGLGPLGAIYQARMNRYMEARGIADTSRSHVWAYLGDGEMDEPESLGQLSIAAREGLDNLTFVVNCNLQRLDGPVRGNGKIIQELESQFRGAGWNVIKLVWDRSWDPLLAQDRTGILVNKLNTTPDGQFQTYATESGAYIRDHFFGDDPRLRDMVKDMTDDQILHLGRGGHDHKKVYAAYAAAKAHKGQPTVILAQTVKGWTLGPNFEGRNATHQMKKLTVEDLKRFRDRLHIPITDKQLDEGYPPYYHPGRDSEEIQYMHDRRKGLGGYVPTRVVRAKPLVLPEDKTYATAKKGSGQQSIATTMAFVRILKDLMRDKEIGKRFVLIAPDEYRTFGMDAFFPSAKIYNPLGQQYEAVDRDLLLAYKESPTGQMLHDGISEAGCTASLIAAGSAYATHGEPLIPVYVFYSMFGFQRTGDQFWQMADQLARGFVLGATAGRTTLTGEGLQHADGHSQLLASTNPGCVAYDPAFGYEIAHIVKDGLRRMYGGTPEENEDVFYYLTVYNEPIQHPAEPENVDVEGILKGVYRFKAAERGEIPAQIMASGVAVPWAVEAQRILAEEWNVRADVWSATSWNELRREAVDVEQYNLLHPEEEQRVPYVTRKLSGSEGPFVAVSDWMRSVPDQIARWVPGAYQSLGADGFGFADTRGAARRFFHIDAQSIVLAVLTELAKENRIDRSLLKQAIDRYELLDVTAADPGAAGGDA; encoded by the coding sequence GTGGCTTCCGGATCCGATCGCAACCCGATCATCATTGGCGGCCTGCCGAGCCAGGTCCCGGACTTCGATCCCGAAGAGACCCAGGAATGGCTCGACTCGCTCGACGCCGCGGTCGACGAGCGAGGTCGTGAGCGGGCCCGTTATCTGATGCTCCGGCTCATCGAGCGTGCGCGCGAGAAGCGCGTCGCCGTGCCGGAAATGCGCAGTACGGACTACGTGAACACGATCGCCACGAAGGACGAGCCGTTCTTCCCCGGCGACGAGGAGATCGAGCGCAAGGTCCTCAACGCGACCCGCTGGAACGCGGCCGTGATGGTGTCGCGCGCCCAGCGTCCGGGCATCGGTGTCGGCGGCCACATCGCCACCTTCGCCTCCTCGGCCTCGCTGTACGACGTGGGCTTCAACCACTTCTTCCGGGGCAAGGACGACGGTCTGGGCGGCGACCAGATCTTCTTCCAGGGGCACGCGTCCCCGGGCATCTACGCCCGCGCCTTCCTGCTCGACCGGCTGAGCGAGGCGCAGCTCGACGCCTTCCGCCAGGAGAAGTCGAAGGCGCCCAACGGCCTGTCCAGCTACCCGCACCCGCGGCTGATGCCGGACTTCTGGGAGTTCCCGACCGTCTCGATGGGCCTCGGCCCCCTCGGCGCGATCTACCAGGCCCGGATGAACCGCTACATGGAGGCGCGCGGCATCGCCGACACCTCCAGGTCCCATGTCTGGGCGTACCTGGGCGACGGCGAGATGGACGAGCCCGAGTCGCTCGGCCAGCTCTCCATCGCCGCCCGTGAGGGCCTGGACAACCTCACCTTCGTGGTCAACTGCAACCTGCAGCGGCTCGACGGCCCGGTGCGTGGCAACGGCAAGATCATCCAGGAGCTGGAGTCGCAGTTCCGCGGCGCCGGATGGAACGTCATCAAGCTGGTCTGGGACCGCTCCTGGGACCCGCTGCTCGCGCAGGACCGCACGGGCATCCTGGTCAACAAGCTGAACACCACGCCGGACGGCCAGTTCCAGACGTACGCCACCGAGTCGGGCGCATACATCCGTGACCACTTCTTCGGGGACGACCCGCGGCTGCGCGACATGGTCAAGGACATGACCGACGACCAGATCCTGCACCTGGGCCGCGGCGGTCACGACCACAAGAAGGTCTACGCGGCCTACGCGGCGGCCAAGGCCCACAAGGGCCAGCCGACGGTGATCCTGGCGCAGACGGTCAAGGGCTGGACCCTGGGGCCGAACTTCGAGGGCCGCAACGCGACCCACCAGATGAAGAAGCTCACGGTCGAGGACCTCAAGCGGTTCCGCGACCGGCTGCACATCCCGATCACGGACAAGCAGCTGGACGAGGGCTACCCGCCCTACTACCACCCGGGCCGCGACTCGGAGGAGATCCAGTACATGCACGACCGCCGCAAGGGTCTGGGCGGTTACGTCCCGACCCGTGTGGTGCGTGCGAAGCCGCTGGTCCTGCCCGAGGACAAGACGTACGCGACCGCGAAGAAGGGTTCCGGTCAGCAGTCGATCGCCACCACCATGGCGTTCGTCCGCATCCTGAAGGACCTCATGCGGGACAAGGAGATCGGCAAGCGTTTCGTGCTGATCGCGCCCGACGAGTACCGCACCTTCGGTATGGATGCCTTCTTCCCGAGCGCGAAGATCTACAACCCGCTGGGCCAGCAGTACGAGGCGGTGGACCGCGATCTTCTGCTCGCGTACAAGGAGTCGCCGACCGGTCAGATGCTGCACGACGGCATCTCGGAGGCCGGCTGCACGGCATCGCTGATCGCCGCCGGTTCGGCGTACGCCACGCACGGCGAGCCGCTGATCCCGGTGTACGTCTTCTACTCGATGTTCGGTTTCCAGCGCACCGGTGACCAGTTCTGGCAGATGGCCGACCAGCTCGCGCGCGGCTTCGTGCTGGGTGCGACCGCCGGCCGTACGACGCTGACCGGTGAGGGTCTCCAGCACGCGGACGGCCACTCTCAGCTGCTCGCCTCGACCAACCCGGGCTGTGTCGCGTACGACCCGGCGTTCGGGTACGAGATCGCGCACATCGTCAAGGACGGTCTGCGCCGGATGTACGGCGGGACCCCCGAAGAGAACGAGGACGTCTTCTACTACCTCACCGTCTACAACGAGCCGATCCAGCACCCGGCCGAGCCCGAGAACGTGGACGTCGAGGGCATCCTCAAGGGCGTGTACCGCTTCAAGGCCGCCGAGCGGGGCGAGATCCCGGCCCAGATCATGGCGTCCGGTGTGGCGGTCCCGTGGGCGGTCGAGGCGCAGCGGATCCTCGCCGAGGAGTGGAACGTCCGGGCGGACGTCTGGTCGGCGACCTCCTGGAACGAGCTGCGCCGTGAGGCCGTGGACGTGGAGCAGTACAACCTGCTGCACCCGGAGGAGGAGCAGCGCGTCCCGTACGTCACGCGGAAGCTCTCCGGCTCCGAGGGCCCGTTCGTGGCGGTCTCGGACTGGATGCGTTCCGTGCCGGACCAGATCGCGCGCTGGGTGCCCGGTGCGTACCAGTCGCTGGGTGCGGACGGCTTCGGCTTCGCCGACACCCGTGGCGCGGCCCGCCGGTTCTTCCACATCGACGCGCAGTCGATCGTCCTCGCGGTGCTCACCGAGCTCGCGAAGGAGAACCGGATCGACCGTTCGCTGCTGAAGCAGGCCATCGACCGGTACGAGCTGCTGGACGTGACCGCGGCCGACCCGGGCGCGGCCGGCGGCGACGCGTAG